The Helianthus annuus cultivar XRQ/B chromosome 16, HanXRQr2.0-SUNRISE, whole genome shotgun sequence genome includes a window with the following:
- the LOC110916981 gene encoding uncharacterized protein LOC110916981, which translates to MANLTASSLSSTCFYNPTKLNSLGNLNAKLPSSKPQYKPITSMVGAPTKVIPSIIVGADISLGKALKEMGTGQDLVLNTGEPIPIDFPGPILVCTRNDDLDAVLESTPQSRWSDLVFFQDGMLEPWFESKGLIDANQVLPYFDVSRPGEPPVDGITDVTPEGLTAAFGKWAADVASRLHAGGLTCKVLEKEPFQKQMMERLLWISAVMLTGALVPGTTVGDVASEAHLFELAYLIPDMITASQDETGIEFADTGTFDRFLAYSRAVGHIPAVVEDFKWRNGWFYSITEKALAQGKEDPMPLHTKFLKALNLI; encoded by the exons ATGGCTAACCTAACAGCTTCGTCACTCTCTTCCACTTGTTTCTACAACCCCACTAAACTTAACTCACTTGGTAATCTGAATGCCAAACTTCCATCATCAAAACCACAATATAAACCAATAACTTCCATGGTTGGTGCTCCCACAAAAGTAATACCCTCAATCATCGTAGGCGCTGACATCAGTCTCGGCAAAGCGCTAAAAGAAATGGGCACAGGCCAGGATTTGGTGCTGAATACCGGCGAACCAATTCCCATAGATTTCCCAGGGCCAATATTGGTGTGCACCAGGAATGATGATCTAGATGCTGTCCTTGAGTCTACTCCTCAGTCACGTTGGAGCG ATTTGGTATTTTTCCAAGATGGGATGCTGGAGCCATGGTTCGAAAGTAAAGGTCTAATTGACGCGAACCAAGTTTTGCCGTATTTTGATGTTTCAAGGCCCGGCGAACCACCTGTGGATGGTATAACGGATGTTACTCCGGAGGGATTAACTGCAGCTTTTGGCAAATGGGCTGCTGATGTGGCTTCTAGGTTACATGCCGGAGGTCTTACTTGCAAG GTCCTTGAGAAAGAACCCTTTCAGAAGCAAATGATGGAGAGACTTTTATGGATATCGGCAGTCATGCTTACTGGCGCTCTCGTTCCCGGAACCACTGTGGGCGATGTAGCATCTGAGGCTCATCTTTTCGAG TTGGCTTATCTCATCCCTGACATGATCACCGCATCACAAGACGAGACAGGTATAGAATTTGCTGACACTGGAACTTTTGATAGATTTCTCGCTTATTCTCGAGCAGTTGGCCATATCCCAGCAGTAGTGGAGGAT TTCAAATGGAGAAACGGGTGGTTCTATTCGATCACGGAAAAGGCACTCGCCCAAGGGAAGGAAGACCCGATGCCTTTGCACACAAAATTTCTAAAAGCATTAAATTTAATTTAG